In the genome of Mycobacterium kansasii ATCC 12478, one region contains:
- a CDS encoding PE family protein, with protein sequence MSYVFATPEIIATAATDLAGIRSSIEAATVAASAPTVPVQAAAADEISTAIAALFERHALAYREAYAQARAFHERFVQALAFGGSQYASAEAANVEQTLLDAVNGPTQFLLGRPLIGNGADGTATSPNGGAGGLLYGNGGNGFSPTTAGAPGGNGGSAGLIGNGGAGGSGGAGAAGGVGGNGGWLCGSGGAGGNGGAATVLGGSGGAGGAGGSAGLWGSGGDGGMGAAGSKGNAVTPGGSGGAGGGGGNAGWLAGTAGAGGDGGNAASGLNNLTASAGGAGGAGGHAGLFGTGGMGGTGGIGGTNSNSGPSAGAGGAGGAGGGGGYLSGDGGAGGAGGAGGQNLSGGPGITGGTGGAGGAGGAAGWLFGSGGTGGGGGVGGTTAASETGGAGGAGGNGGAGAWLSGNGGVAGSGGAGGQNAGTGPGGAGGTGGTGGSAGLIGNGGPGGAGGAGGNQLGGTGNGGAAGNGGSGGTGGWLYGNGGDGGDGGAGGKNSAGGSNSAGGAAGDGGAGGSARLIGAGGHGGQGGIGGSTAGRQSGAFGGAGGDGGSGGNGGWLAGDAGAGGNGGMGGSNTAAPGGAHNGNNGGSGGDGGNGGSGGNAGLFGNGGNAGGGGSGGSGGGANTGINGIALAPAGPGGTGGGGGSGGTGGSGGHSGLLIGDGGSGGSGGNGGNGGTGGNGGTAGSSGKGGNGGNGGNGGNAGDGGSGANGGLLYGNGGAGGVGGTGGTGGGGGTGTVAGGINGISGDGGSGGAGGPGGNAQTIGNGGDGGNGGDGGVGANPGTGGIGAAGGTGGTLFGVPGTHGADGTAT encoded by the coding sequence ATGTCGTATGTGTTCGCAACGCCGGAGATCATCGCCACAGCTGCAACAGACTTGGCCGGAATCAGGTCGTCGATCGAAGCCGCGACGGTCGCGGCATCGGCCCCGACGGTGCCGGTGCAAGCGGCCGCCGCCGACGAGATATCGACGGCGATCGCGGCGCTTTTCGAGCGGCACGCCCTCGCCTACCGGGAGGCCTACGCGCAGGCGAGAGCGTTTCACGAGCGCTTTGTGCAGGCACTGGCCTTTGGTGGCAGCCAGTACGCCAGCGCCGAGGCCGCCAATGTTGAGCAGACCCTGCTGGACGCCGTCAATGGACCCACTCAGTTCCTGCTGGGGCGCCCGCTGATCGGAAACGGCGCCGATGGCACAGCGACCAGCCCCAACGGCGGGGCCGGTGGGCTGTTGTACGGCAACGGCGGCAACGGCTTTTCCCCCACCACCGCCGGCGCACCCGGTGGTAACGGTGGGTCTGCCGGGTTGATCGGCAACGGCGGGGCCGGCGGCAGCGGTGGGGCGGGCGCCGCCGGCGGGGTCGGCGGGAACGGGGGGTGGCTGTGTGGCAGCGGCGGGGCCGGCGGCAACGGCGGTGCGGCCACCGTCCTGGGCGGTAGCGGTGGGGCCGGCGGAGCGGGCGGCAGCGCCGGGTTGTGGGGCTCAGGGGGCGACGGCGGAATGGGCGCTGCCGGTTCGAAGGGTAACGCCGTCACGCCCGGCGGCAGCGGCGGAGCCGGTGGCGGCGGCGGGAATGCCGGGTGGCTGGCCGGTACTGCCGGGGCAGGCGGCGACGGCGGCAACGCCGCCAGCGGCCTTAACAACTTGACCGCGTCGGCCGGCGGCGCCGGTGGGGCCGGCGGCCACGCCGGGCTGTTTGGCACCGGCGGGATGGGTGGAACCGGCGGTATCGGCGGGACCAACAGCAACAGCGGCCCGTCCGCCGGTGCCGGCGGCGCTGGCGGCGCCGGTGGCGGCGGTGGGTATCTGAGCGGCGATGGCGGTGCCGGTGGGGCCGGCGGCGCCGGCGGGCAAAACTTGAGTGGCGGCCCCGGCATCACCGGAGGCACCGGCGGAGCCGGCGGCGCCGGCGGCGCGGCCGGCTGGCTCTTCGGCAGCGGCGGGACGGGCGGCGGCGGGGGGGTTGGCGGCACAACCGCTGCGTCGGAGACCGGTGGCGCCGGAGGTGCCGGCGGCAATGGCGGGGCCGGCGCATGGCTGTCGGGGAATGGCGGCGTTGCCGGGTCCGGGGGTGCGGGCGGTCAAAATGCCGGCACCGGGCCCGGTGGCGCGGGCGGCACCGGCGGGACGGGCGGCAGCGCTGGCCTGATTGGCAACGGCGGGCCCGGCGGGGCAGGCGGGGCCGGTGGGAACCAACTGGGTGGCACCGGTAACGGCGGCGCCGCCGGTAACGGCGGATCCGGCGGAACCGGAGGATGGCTGTACGGCAACGGCGGAGACGGCGGAGACGGTGGCGCCGGCGGGAAGAATAGCGCTGGCGGCAGTAACTCCGCCGGTGGCGCCGCTGGTGACGGGGGTGCCGGCGGGAGTGCCAGGCTGATTGGGGCCGGCGGACACGGTGGCCAGGGTGGTATCGGTGGAAGCACCGCCGGCAGGCAGTCCGGTGCGTTCGGTGGTGCCGGCGGCGACGGCGGGTCCGGCGGGAACGGCGGGTGGCTGGCTGGCGACGCCGGCGCGGGCGGCAACGGTGGAATGGGCGGTAGCAACACCGCGGCTCCCGGCGGCGCCCACAACGGCAATAACGGCGGGTCCGGAGGCGACGGCGGGAACGGCGGCAGCGGCGGCAACGCCGGTCTCTTCGGCAACGGCGGCAACGCGGGCGGCGGCGGCAGCGGTGGTAGCGGCGGCGGCGCCAACACCGGTATCAACGGCATCGCTCTGGCGCCCGCCGGTCCGGGCGGCACCGGCGGTGGTGGCGGTTCCGGCGGCACCGGCGGTTCCGGTGGGCACAGCGGTCTATTGATCGGCGACGGCGGCAGCGGTGGTAGCGGCGGCAACGGTGGGAACGGCGGCACCGGGGGGAACGGCGGCACCGCCGGTAGCAGCGGCAAAGGCGGGAACGGCGGTAACGGCGGTAACGGCGGTAACGCCGGTGACGGTGGTTCCGGCGCCAACGGCGGACTGTTGTATGGCAACGGCGGTGCAGGTGGTGTCGGGGGGACCGGCGGCACAGGCGGTGGCGGCGGCACTGGCACGGTGGCCGGTGGCATTAACGGCATCAGTGGCGACGGCGGTTCCGGCGGGGCAGGTGGGCCGGGCGGAAACGCTCAGACGATTGGCAACGGCGGCGACGGCGGCAATGGCGGCGACGGCGGGGTCGGCGCCAACCCAGGAACCGGCGGGATTGGCGCCGCCGGCGGCACCGGCGGGACGTTGTTCGGTGTACCCGGAACCCATGGCGCCGACGGAACCGCTACGTAA
- the otsB gene encoding trehalose-phosphatase, whose amino-acid sequence MSVTIDPRRHDAVLFDSSFDSSADSAEPLIEQLREARLGTGVFSSSGDCRDVLDDAANRLAVRPGRCVVVAVDPAGATAARESGFALVIAVDRNGHGGALRYCGADAVVTDLRDVRVRTGDRRMSELPDALQAPGLTAHRPAVFFDFDGTLSDIVNDPDAARPVAGAAEALIQLAAQCPVAVLSGRDLADVTTRLGVPGIWYAGSHGFELTAPDGTHHQNEAAAVAIPVLEQAAAQLRERLGSIPGVVVEHKRFGVAVHYRNAARDRVGDVAAAVRTAGQRDALRVTTGREVIELRPDIDWDKGKTLRWVIEHLRSRTAPPATSLVPIYLGDDITDEDAFDAVRPDGVPIVVRHNEDGDRATAALFALDSPARVAEFTAWLARQLTDAHVN is encoded by the coding sequence ATGTCGGTCACCATCGACCCGCGCCGCCATGATGCGGTCCTGTTCGACTCTTCTTTCGACTCGTCAGCTGACTCCGCCGAGCCGCTGATCGAGCAGCTACGCGAAGCCCGGCTCGGTACGGGGGTGTTTTCGTCCAGCGGTGATTGCCGAGATGTCCTCGACGACGCGGCCAATCGGCTGGCGGTGCGGCCGGGCAGGTGCGTCGTCGTCGCCGTCGACCCTGCCGGCGCCACGGCGGCGCGCGAGAGCGGGTTCGCGCTGGTGATCGCGGTCGACCGGAACGGACACGGCGGTGCGCTGCGTTACTGCGGCGCCGACGCCGTCGTCACCGATCTGAGGGATGTAAGGGTACGCACCGGCGACCGCCGCATGTCCGAACTTCCGGACGCACTGCAGGCACCTGGCCTCACCGCCCACCGGCCCGCGGTGTTCTTCGACTTCGACGGCACCCTGTCCGACATCGTCAACGATCCCGACGCGGCCCGGCCCGTCGCCGGTGCGGCCGAGGCGCTCATCCAGCTGGCCGCGCAGTGCCCCGTCGCGGTGCTCAGCGGCCGCGACCTCGCCGACGTGACAACGCGGCTGGGCGTCCCCGGGATCTGGTATGCCGGCAGCCATGGTTTCGAGCTGACCGCACCCGACGGAACACATCACCAGAACGAGGCAGCCGCGGTGGCCATACCGGTGCTCGAGCAGGCGGCCGCTCAGCTGCGTGAGCGACTCGGGTCCATTCCCGGTGTTGTGGTGGAGCACAAGAGGTTTGGCGTAGCCGTGCATTACCGCAACGCGGCACGAGACCGCGTCGGCGACGTCGCCGCGGCGGTACGCACCGCCGGCCAACGCGATGCGCTTCGGGTGACGACCGGCCGCGAAGTGATCGAGTTGCGCCCGGATATCGACTGGGACAAGGGAAAAACGCTGCGCTGGGTGATCGAGCACCTGCGTTCACGCACTGCCCCCCCGGCAACTTCCCTGGTGCCGATCTACCTGGGTGATGACATCACCGACGAAGACGCGTTCGACGCCGTCCGGCCCGACGGGGTGCCGATCGTGGTGCGGCACAACGAAGATGGTGACCGGGCCACGGCGGCGCTGTTCGCACTCGACAGTCCGGCGCGGGTCGCCGAGTTCACCGCGTGGTTGGCCCGTCAGCTAACTGACGCTCACGTGAATTAG
- a CDS encoding wax ester/triacylglycerol synthase domain-containing protein, with protein sequence MAQLTTLDTGLLKAGDSQWHTSLATGAVAVVNGVVPDFDVLKDVLAQRLRSMPRYAQVLRAEWVEHPQFDPAQHMQRMALPSPGDDTELFRAIAHALTRPLDVDRPLWECWIIEGLNDNRWAILLKIHPCMADGISAAQLLTGLCDDADSDTFANRVAVTPLPAPETGARSRADALRRTAAAVTTTLFQAAARAVTWPVARTSLTGPLITMRRYHTVRVPLADVDRVCRKFGVTADDVALTAISEGVRTLLLNRGNQPRPALLRVLDKTDPQIATRLPYLPVEQEDLIKRLRTVHAQMHLGRQNGPDNPARLSQYAPFSLCAKAIQALTRISPRSVVTLATDMTGPRHRLRLMSQTLERLLPIPPTAQKLSTGVAVLSYGDELVFGITADYDAEPDIAQLAAGIELGMARLVALSQDSVLLFSRDRRRRAAGTRAGGARGRTSASPVRR encoded by the coding sequence ATGGCACAACTGACCACATTGGACACCGGCTTGCTCAAGGCCGGGGATTCGCAGTGGCACACGAGCCTGGCCACCGGTGCGGTGGCGGTCGTCAACGGCGTCGTGCCTGACTTCGATGTGCTCAAAGACGTTCTGGCCCAGCGGCTTCGATCAATGCCACGATACGCGCAGGTGCTCCGGGCCGAGTGGGTCGAACATCCGCAATTCGATCCGGCCCAGCACATGCAACGGATGGCGCTCCCCAGCCCGGGCGACGACACTGAATTGTTCCGGGCGATCGCCCACGCCTTGACCCGTCCCCTCGACGTGGACCGCCCGCTGTGGGAATGCTGGATCATCGAAGGCCTCAACGACAATCGCTGGGCGATCCTGCTCAAAATCCATCCGTGCATGGCGGACGGTATCTCGGCCGCGCAGCTCCTCACCGGACTCTGCGACGATGCCGACAGCGACACCTTCGCCAATCGCGTTGCCGTGACACCGCTTCCGGCACCGGAAACCGGCGCCCGCAGCCGGGCCGATGCGCTGCGGCGAACTGCCGCCGCCGTCACCACAACCCTGTTCCAGGCGGCCGCCCGCGCTGTGACCTGGCCGGTGGCGCGCACGTCGTTGACCGGACCGCTGATCACCATGCGGCGTTATCACACAGTGCGCGTTCCGCTCGCCGACGTCGACAGGGTGTGCCGCAAGTTCGGGGTCACCGCCGACGACGTCGCGCTCACGGCCATCAGTGAGGGCGTTCGGACGCTGCTACTGAACCGCGGCAATCAACCGCGTCCGGCCTTATTGCGGGTTCTCGACAAGACCGACCCGCAGATCGCAACCCGACTGCCGTATCTGCCCGTCGAGCAGGAAGACCTGATCAAGCGACTGCGCACCGTACACGCCCAAATGCACCTGGGCCGCCAGAACGGCCCCGACAACCCCGCAAGGCTTTCGCAATACGCGCCGTTTTCACTGTGCGCCAAGGCGATTCAAGCGTTGACCCGGATCTCGCCGCGCAGCGTGGTGACCCTGGCAACCGACATGACCGGGCCGCGCCACCGGCTACGGCTGATGAGCCAAACGTTGGAGCGGCTGCTGCCGATCCCACCGACCGCCCAGAAGTTGAGCACCGGGGTCGCGGTGCTGAGCTACGGCGACGAGCTGGTATTCGGCATCACCGCCGACTACGACGCCGAGCCCGACATCGCGCAACTTGCCGCCGGTATCGAGCTCGGGATGGCGCGTCTGGTGGCACTCAGCCAAGACTCCGTTCTGCTGTTCTCCAGGGACCGCCGCAGGCGTGCCGCCGGTACCCGGGCCGGCGGTGCGCGCGGCCGCACGTCCGCGTCCCCGGTGCGCCGCTGA
- a CDS encoding error-prone DNA polymerase, with protein sequence MGWGNGPPSWAEMERVLDGKPRHAGAPVAAEPADDAGLEGPWSRQRGTYQPPENARVRSSAAYAELHAHTAYSFLDGASTPEELVEEAARLDLCALALTDHNGLYGAVRFAEAAAELDMRTVFGAELSLGSEARTEQPDPPGPHLLVLARGPEGYRRLSRQLAAAHLAGGEKGKPRYDFDALTEAAGGHWHILTGCRKGHVRQALSEGGPDAAQRALADLVDRFGAYRVSIELTHHGHPLDDERNATLAGLAPRFGVGVVATTGAHFAHPSRSRLAMAMGAIRARQSLDSAAGWLAPLGGSHLRSGDEMARMFAWRPEAVTAAAELGGQCAFELALIAPQLPPFDVPGGHTEDSWLRQLVMAGARHRYGPPDGAPRAYAQIGHELKVIAQLKFPGYFLVVHDITQFCRRNNILCQGRGSAANSAVCYALGITAVDPVANELLFERFLSPARDGPPDIDIDIESDRREKVIQYVYDKYGRDYAAQVANVITYRGRSAVRDMARALGFSQGQQDAWSKQISHWNGQAAEVDGIPEQVVDLATQIRNLPRHMGIHSGGMVICDRPIADVCPVEWARMENRSVLQWDKDDCAAIGLVKFDLLGLGMLSALHYAMDLVAEHKGLEVDLAKLDLSEPAVYEMLARADSVGVFQVESRAQMATLPRLRPRVFYDLVVEVALIRPGPIQGGSVHPYIRRRNGIDPVVYEHPSMAPALRKTLGVPLFQEQLMQLAVDCAGFTAAEADQLRRAMGSKRSTERMQRLRGRFYDGMRALHGTRDEVIDRIYEKLEAFANFGFPESHALSFASLVFYSAWFKLHHPAAFCAALLRAQPMGFYSPQSLVADARRHGVVVHGPDVNASLAHATLENAGMEVRLGLGAVRHIGDDLAEKLVGERNANGPFASLLDLASRVQLSVPQTEALATAGALGCFGMSRREALWAAGAAATQRPDRLPGVGAQGADGSHIPVLPGMSELELAAADVWATGISPDSYPTQFLRADLDAMGVLPADALGSVPDGDRVLIAGAVTHRQRPGTAQGVTFINLEDETGMVNVLCTPGVWARHRKLANTAPALLIRGQVQNASGAITVVAERLGRISLAVGSRSRDFR encoded by the coding sequence ATGGGCTGGGGCAACGGGCCGCCGAGCTGGGCGGAAATGGAGCGGGTGCTGGACGGCAAGCCGCGCCATGCCGGTGCGCCGGTTGCGGCGGAGCCGGCCGACGATGCCGGCTTGGAGGGCCCCTGGTCGCGTCAGCGCGGGACGTACCAGCCGCCAGAGAATGCTCGGGTCCGTTCGTCGGCCGCGTATGCCGAGCTGCATGCGCATACGGCGTACAGCTTCCTCGACGGGGCCAGTACGCCGGAGGAACTGGTCGAAGAAGCCGCCCGGCTGGATCTGTGCGCACTGGCGCTCACCGACCACAACGGCCTGTACGGGGCGGTTCGCTTCGCCGAAGCGGCCGCCGAACTCGATATGCGTACCGTGTTCGGCGCCGAGCTGTCGCTGGGATCGGAGGCCCGCACCGAGCAGCCGGACCCGCCCGGCCCGCACCTGCTGGTCCTGGCCCGCGGCCCCGAGGGTTACCGGCGGCTGTCCCGGCAACTGGCGGCAGCCCATCTGGCCGGCGGTGAGAAAGGCAAGCCGCGGTACGACTTCGACGCATTGACCGAGGCCGCCGGCGGGCACTGGCACATCCTGACGGGATGCCGGAAAGGCCATGTGCGCCAGGCGCTCTCCGAAGGCGGCCCGGACGCGGCGCAGCGGGCGCTGGCCGATTTGGTGGATCGGTTCGGTGCGTACCGAGTCAGCATCGAGTTGACCCACCATGGTCACCCGCTCGACGACGAACGCAACGCGACGCTGGCCGGCCTGGCGCCACGCTTCGGCGTCGGCGTCGTCGCCACGACTGGAGCGCATTTCGCCCACCCGTCACGCAGCCGGCTGGCCATGGCGATGGGTGCGATCCGCGCCCGGCAGTCTCTGGATTCCGCCGCCGGGTGGCTGGCACCGCTGGGTGGCTCGCATCTGCGGTCCGGCGACGAGATGGCCCGGATGTTCGCTTGGCGCCCCGAGGCGGTGACCGCCGCCGCCGAGCTGGGCGGGCAGTGCGCGTTCGAGTTGGCGCTCATCGCACCGCAGCTGCCGCCGTTCGACGTACCCGGCGGGCACACCGAGGACAGCTGGCTGCGGCAGCTGGTCATGGCGGGCGCCCGCCACCGCTACGGACCGCCCGACGGTGCGCCACGGGCTTACGCCCAAATCGGACATGAGCTGAAAGTCATTGCCCAGCTGAAGTTTCCGGGCTACTTCCTGGTGGTGCACGACATCACCCAGTTTTGCCGAAGAAACAACATCCTGTGCCAGGGCAGGGGGTCGGCGGCCAACTCCGCGGTCTGTTATGCCCTCGGCATCACGGCCGTCGACCCGGTGGCCAACGAGTTGTTGTTCGAGCGCTTCTTGTCGCCGGCCCGCGACGGCCCGCCCGACATCGACATCGACATCGAGTCGGATCGGCGGGAGAAGGTCATCCAGTACGTCTACGACAAATACGGCCGCGACTACGCCGCCCAGGTCGCCAATGTCATCACCTACCGGGGGCGCAGTGCGGTGCGCGACATGGCCCGCGCGCTGGGCTTTTCGCAGGGCCAGCAGGATGCGTGGAGCAAGCAGATCAGCCACTGGAACGGGCAGGCCGCCGAGGTGGACGGCATCCCCGAGCAGGTGGTCGACCTGGCCACCCAGATCCGGAATCTGCCGCGGCATATGGGCATTCACTCCGGCGGCATGGTGATCTGCGATCGTCCGATCGCCGACGTGTGCCCGGTGGAGTGGGCGCGCATGGAAAACCGCAGCGTCCTGCAATGGGACAAAGACGACTGTGCGGCAATCGGTTTGGTGAAGTTCGACCTGCTCGGGCTGGGCATGCTCTCGGCACTGCACTACGCCATGGACCTGGTGGCCGAACACAAGGGCCTCGAGGTGGACCTGGCCAAGCTCGACCTCTCCGAACCGGCGGTGTACGAAATGCTGGCCCGCGCTGATTCCGTCGGCGTGTTCCAGGTGGAGTCGCGTGCGCAGATGGCCACTTTGCCCAGGCTGCGGCCGAGAGTGTTCTACGACCTGGTGGTCGAGGTCGCGCTGATCCGTCCCGGACCCATCCAGGGCGGGTCGGTGCACCCCTACATCCGGCGGCGCAACGGCATTGACCCGGTCGTCTACGAACATCCGTCGATGGCGCCGGCATTGCGGAAGACATTGGGGGTGCCGCTTTTTCAAGAGCAGTTGATGCAGCTGGCGGTCGACTGCGCCGGCTTCACCGCCGCCGAGGCCGACCAGCTGCGTCGTGCCATGGGGTCCAAGCGCTCCACCGAACGCATGCAGCGGCTGCGCGGGCGGTTCTACGACGGCATGCGTGCGCTGCACGGCACCCGCGACGAGGTGATCGACCGGATCTACGAAAAGCTGGAGGCGTTCGCCAATTTCGGCTTCCCGGAAAGCCACGCGCTGAGCTTCGCGTCGCTGGTGTTCTACTCGGCATGGTTCAAGCTGCACCACCCGGCGGCATTCTGCGCGGCGCTGCTACGCGCCCAGCCGATGGGTTTCTATTCACCCCAGTCGCTGGTGGCCGACGCGCGCCGGCACGGTGTGGTGGTACACGGTCCCGACGTCAACGCCAGCCTGGCGCACGCGACTCTGGAGAACGCGGGTATGGAGGTCCGCCTTGGGCTGGGCGCCGTCCGCCATATCGGTGACGACCTCGCCGAGAAGCTGGTCGGCGAGCGAAATGCCAACGGCCCCTTCGCCTCGCTGCTGGACCTGGCATCCCGGGTGCAACTTTCCGTGCCGCAGACCGAAGCGCTGGCGACGGCCGGGGCGCTGGGCTGCTTCGGGATGTCGCGACGGGAGGCGCTGTGGGCGGCCGGCGCCGCCGCCACTCAGCGGCCGGACCGGCTGCCCGGAGTGGGTGCCCAGGGTGCTGATGGGTCGCACATCCCGGTGCTGCCGGGAATGAGCGAGCTGGAGCTGGCCGCCGCCGACGTGTGGGCCACCGGCATCTCCCCGGACAGCTATCCCACGCAGTTCCTGCGTGCCGACCTGGACGCGATGGGGGTGCTCCCCGCCGACGCACTGGGATCGGTACCCGACGGCGACCGGGTGCTGATCGCCGGTGCGGTGACCCATCGGCAGCGGCCCGGGACGGCCCAAGGGGTGACCTTCATCAACCTCGAAGACGAGACCGGAATGGTCAACGTGCTCTGCACACCGGGGGTGTGGGCACGGCACCGCAAGCTGGCGAACACGGCGCCGGCGCTGCTGATCCGCGGCCAGGTCCAAAACGCCAGCGGCGCAATCACCGTCGTAGCCGAGCGGCTGGGCCGCATCAGCCTGGCGGTGGGCTCGAGGTCCCGCGACTTCCGCTGA
- a CDS encoding nitroreductase family protein, translating into MALNLTVDEVLTTTRSVRKRLDFDQPVPRDVLMECLELALQAPTGSNSQGWQWVFVEDAATKKAIADVYLTNARAYLSAPAPEYPEGDTRGERMGKVRNSATYLAEHMHEAPVLMIPCIQGREDQTPLGGVSFWASLFPAVWSFCLALRSRGLGSCWTTLHLLGDGERQVADLLGIPYDQYSQGGLFPIAYTKGTDFRPAKRLPTESLTHWNSW; encoded by the coding sequence ATGGCCCTGAATCTGACCGTCGACGAAGTCCTGACCACCACCCGCTCGGTCCGCAAACGCCTCGACTTCGACCAGCCGGTACCCCGCGACGTGCTGATGGAATGCCTCGAACTGGCGCTGCAGGCGCCCACCGGTTCCAATTCCCAGGGCTGGCAGTGGGTGTTCGTCGAGGACGCCGCCACCAAGAAAGCAATCGCCGACGTCTACCTGACCAATGCCCGGGCATACCTCAGCGCACCTGCACCCGAGTACCCCGAGGGCGACACCCGCGGTGAGCGGATGGGCAAGGTCAGAAATTCCGCGACCTATCTCGCCGAGCACATGCACGAAGCGCCGGTGCTGATGATCCCGTGCATCCAGGGCCGGGAGGACCAGACACCGCTCGGCGGTGTGTCGTTCTGGGCCTCGCTGTTCCCGGCTGTGTGGAGCTTCTGCCTGGCGCTGCGGTCCCGCGGGCTCGGTTCCTGCTGGACGACGTTGCACCTGCTGGGCGACGGTGAGCGGCAGGTGGCCGACCTGCTCGGTATTCCCTACGACCAGTACAGCCAGGGCGGGCTGTTCCCGATCGCCTACACCAAAGGCACCGACTTCCGGCCGGCCAAGCGGCTGCCCACCGAAAGCCTGACGCACTGGAACAGCTGGTAA
- a CDS encoding PE family protein: MSYLVAVPEAVSAAATKVAEFGAALRSANSSAAGATTGLLAAGGDEVSAAIASLFSTHGQAYQEVAAQMTAFHDRFVQALTAGAGAYAHAEAANASPLQTLEQDVFGAINAPTQALLGRPLIGDGAAGTATNPNGQDGGLLFGNGGAGYSQPAGSGLAGGNGGSAGLIGNGGIGGAGGAGAAGGAGGHGGWLTGNGGNGGVGGNAVLAGGSGGNGGAGGAAGLWGDGGTGGHGGAGLAGNNGVNPTPVTDPGLNGKPGDSNVPGPNGFETGTKGGDGTTGGAGINGGNGGDGGAANANFTTSFGAVGGAGGNGATGGYGGATGGAGGSGGPAASEFGPALGGNGGNGGDGGAGTNGQAGGAGGVGGAGGNGGWLVGNGGAGGAGGNGAIGGNGDIGGTGGAGGFNGVPGGNGAASTFAVASGGAGGNGGSGGTGGHGGHGGSGGTGGAGGAAGWLAGNGGSGGQGGSGGAGGVGGAGGTGIDGAPGATAFSEHYVTDGGDGGAGGNAGHGGTGGDGGDGGHGGAGGRSGLLSGQLGAAGIGGGGGIGGGGGTHGTPGNGGAGALGTDVSGFDGKAGLGGDAFNGVNGSNGKPG; the protein is encoded by the coding sequence ATGTCTTACCTGGTGGCGGTCCCCGAAGCGGTCAGCGCGGCAGCGACGAAAGTTGCCGAGTTCGGCGCGGCCCTCAGGAGCGCCAATTCCTCCGCGGCGGGTGCCACCACCGGGTTGCTGGCCGCCGGTGGCGACGAGGTCTCGGCGGCCATCGCGTCGCTGTTTTCCACGCACGGCCAGGCCTACCAAGAGGTGGCCGCGCAGATGACGGCCTTTCACGACCGCTTCGTGCAGGCATTGACCGCCGGTGCCGGCGCTTATGCCCACGCCGAGGCGGCCAACGCCTCCCCGCTGCAGACCCTGGAGCAAGACGTGTTCGGCGCGATCAACGCCCCGACCCAGGCCTTGTTGGGGCGTCCGTTGATCGGCGACGGCGCGGCCGGTACCGCGACCAACCCCAACGGACAAGACGGCGGACTGCTGTTCGGCAACGGCGGCGCCGGCTACTCCCAACCGGCCGGGTCCGGCCTGGCCGGCGGCAACGGCGGCAGCGCCGGACTGATCGGCAATGGCGGCATCGGCGGGGCCGGCGGCGCCGGTGCGGCCGGCGGCGCCGGCGGTCACGGCGGCTGGCTGACCGGCAACGGCGGCAACGGCGGCGTCGGCGGCAATGCGGTGCTCGCCGGCGGCAGCGGCGGCAACGGGGGGGCCGGCGGCGCCGCCGGGCTGTGGGGCGACGGAGGCACCGGCGGTCACGGCGGCGCCGGCCTGGCCGGCAACAACGGTGTCAACCCGACACCGGTCACCGACCCGGGCCTCAACGGCAAGCCCGGTGACAGCAACGTGCCCGGCCCGAACGGCTTTGAGACGGGTACCAAAGGCGGTGACGGCACGACCGGCGGTGCCGGCATCAACGGCGGCAACGGCGGCGACGGCGGCGCTGCCAATGCCAACTTCACGACCAGCTTCGGCGCCGTCGGAGGTGCCGGCGGCAACGGCGCCACGGGCGGTTACGGCGGCGCCACCGGCGGCGCCGGTGGCTCCGGAGGTCCCGCCGCATCCGAATTCGGTCCCGCGTTGGGCGGTAACGGCGGTAACGGCGGCGACGGCGGCGCCGGCACCAACGGCCAGGCCGGCGGCGCCGGCGGTGTCGGGGGCGCCGGCGGCAACGGCGGGTGGCTGGTCGGCAACGGCGGCGCCGGCGGCGCCGGCGGCAACGGCGCAATCGGCGGTAACGGCGATATCGGCGGCACCGGCGGTGCCGGCGGCTTCAACGGTGTTCCCGGCGGTAACGGTGCCGCCTCTACATTTGCCGTCGCCAGCGGGGGTGCCGGCGGCAATGGCGGCAGCGGCGGCACCGGCGGGCACGGAGGGCACGGCGGCAGCGGCGGCACCGGCGGCGCCGGTGGCGCCGCCGGCTGGCTGGCCGGCAACGGCGGCAGCGGCGGGCAAGGCGGTAGCGGCGGCGCCGGCGGGGTCGGGGGTGCCGGTGGCACCGGCATCGACGGGGCCCCCGGAGCCACCGCATTCAGCGAACACTATGTGACCGACGGCGGTGACGGTGGCGCTGGCGGTAATGCCGGTCACGGTGGAACGGGCGGCGACGGGGGTGACGGCGGTCACGGCGGCGCCGGCGGGCGCAGCGGATTGCTCAGCGGCCAGCTGGGCGCCGCCGGGATTGGCGGTGGCGGGGGCATCGGTGGTGGCGGCGGCACCCACGGCACCCCCGGCAACGGCGGCGCAGGCGCACTCGGTACCGATGTCTCCGGATTCGACGGCAAAGCCGGCCTCGGCGGCGACGCCTTCAACGGCGTCAACGGCAGCAACGGCAAGCCGGGCTAG